The sequence below is a genomic window from Paenibacillus sp. DCT19.
GGTACGTGTTTCCATCGTCTGCGATCATATTTGAAAACTTCAAATAAGCATCCTGCTGCCAATTCGGTAATTGCTCAAACCCATGCTTTATTTGATCGGCACTGAACAGTTCCGTCATCTACTCCCAACTCCATTCCACGTGATGCTATTACAGTATTAATGGAGGAGGTATTGGGTGACTGTCCCGCAGTCGAAGTTATTCAGAAAAACACGGAGCGGATCGCTTCAACTCCGAAGTATACTCCAAAACCAATCAGACAAATACCGGACAAAATGGAGATAGAGCGCAAAACGACTTCATTCTTAAACTTGTGGAACCGACTTGCCATCCAGGCCATAATAACGTCCCAGATTAGAATGCCGATGAATATTCCCAGACTGTATAACAACAAATGTGGCGTATCGGCATGTTTGGCTGTAGTTGCGAGAATAGATCCATAGATGCCAAGCCAAAATAAAATATTGAGTGGATTGGAGAGAGCCATTAGAAATCCAGATATAAAGGACTTTTTAATTGAAACCTCTGTGAGAGAGTAGCTTTTTGTGCTTTGTTTCAGTTTGGATAGTGTCTCCACGCCCGTATACAGAAGAATAAAACTACCAAAAGACCATAGAAAGGATCTTAATAATGGCGTGTCCAAGAAATGAGCGACACCAAAATAGATGAACAACATGTACACTAAATCTGCGAACATTGCACCTAAACCAAGAATCCATGCATGCAAAAAACCGTGCCGGGCTCCCGATCCAATTGTGCAGCGTTAATGGGACCGATTGGAGCCGACAAGGATATTCCAAGAATTACATAACTCAGTAATACAGACATATCTGATTCACTCCCAGTAGACGAAATCGATCCATTGAACCTTACATCACAAAGACATGAGATGAGATGCAGGGTACAAGTTATCGTATTCTCCGTAAGAATGAAAAAGAACAACACAGAGATGTAACTATGTAGAATGAATGTTTAAAGGTTCGATTCAGGCACGATATCCAGTTGAATAGGGGTGGCATGGTATCCATTGCATGAACTCTCTTCGCATGGACATGCTGACAAACCAACAATGAGGTCGGTTAGAGCTTTCATTTCAACATAATCACCAGCACGGGACTCAGGTGCGACCACATTGATGTTTCCCTTATCATCCACTACCGTATTCATAAACAAGTTAAACGGATAATGTTGATCTGGTGGTAAAATTCCAAAAGGTGCGAGTGCCATGTTTAAATTATGATAACAACTGGCGTGATCCTTCTTGTCGTACAACACCTCATACATTTCAGGTCGACAAGCGGAGTTGAAGAAATCATGAACTCCGACAGTATCCTTAGTTATCGTTAGTATAGGTTGGTATCGATTAGAATATAGAGATTGCCCAGGTTTGATCCGGTACGAGCACAACACGTCAAGGGTTACTCCGGGATCAAGGCGATGATTAGCGTCAAGTGCATCATAAGCTACAAAGTCAACGACCTGTTGTCCTTTGAGGTCGGTTATCCGAATTAATGCTCCCTTACGAACCATAAGTGCATAGCCTGTTTTTGCAGGAATTGTAACCGGATAAGCTGGGTTCTCTTGTTTGGTTGGATTCATTCGTAAACTGACCTCCGCATACTTTTGACTACAGTATGCGGAGCATACTTCGCTTTCATGCACAAACGCAATTAGGAAGGAAATAATGGGTTACCCTTCATGCCAATCCAGAGCTCGGATGCTTCAAGCTGTCCAGCAAGATGTAACAGCCAGTCCTCACGTCCTTTGGTTGCCATCACCTGAACACCCATCGGCAAACCTTCAGGCGTCATATGAACAGGCACACTCATCGCAGGCTGACCGGTTAAATTGGCAAGCTGCGTATAAGGGGTGTATGTGAGGCTAGGTTCAAACATTTTATAGATCATATGCTGCTGTTCTAGCTTGTCTAGTTCGCTAACACGCATTAAATGTTGGATCTGCTCGGCATGAGGTGTGAGCTCTCCGATCTGAGGTGCAGGATACGCATTGACTGGCGTAACATAGAAGTCATAACGGGTGAAGAGGGTAGACATTTGCGCCGCAGCAACGTCCCATTCAGCCAAACTATGAACAAACTCAGCAGCAGATACCTTTTTGCCTGCTTCAGCTAGAACCCAAGACTCAATCTCCATATCATCTGCAGTTAGCTCTCTACCCATAGCATGCTCCATAGAAGCGATCATCGCGGCCATTTCGCCGCTATTCATCATGTAATAGTTTTCCATTAACCGTACACCATTGACTGGGCTTAATTTCTCTTCAACCTCATGGCCTTGCTCTTCTAACCAACGAACGACCTTATACACGGCTTGTTTCGCTTCCTCACTTACAGGAGTGCCTACTGGAGAATCAGTGGTATATGCAATTTTTAATTTGCGTTGATGAGGATAATTGAGGTCTGCCAAGTAGCTGCCCGGGAAAAGAGGGCATGGAAGGCAGCTTCAGGTTGAATGACTTGCAACGTATCCAGCAACGCAGCGCTGTCTCGAACCGTGCGGGATAATGCAAAATCAATAGAAGCTCCCTGCCATTGACGACCAACACCAGGTCCTACTGGAGTACGTCCTCTGGTCGGCTTCAGACCGAACAATCCGCTGAAGGAAGCAGGGATGCGGATTGAACCTCCTCCGTCACTGGCACCAGCAAGAGGTACAATTCCAGATGCTACTGCGGCTGCGGCACCTCCGCTTGAGCCACCAGGAGAGTGATTCGTATTCCATGGATTGCGTGTAGGTCCATGCAGACGGGGCTCAGTAATATTTTTCAGACCAAACTCTGGGGTGTTCGTATGTCCGATAATAATAAAACCAGCTTCACGCAGCCGAGAGACAAAGTTAGAACTTCGTAACGCCCGGTGCTCCTTCAGAAGACGGGAGCCTGAAGTTAAGATTTGACCCTCTAGGGATTGAGAAATGTCCTTAAGTAGCAAGGGAACACCAGCAAATGGTTGTTCTCCTGGGCGAATCATGCTTGCTTCCTGACGGGCTTGTGCTTCATATGTACGAATTACCGCATTAAGCTGTGGGTTCACTTCTTCAAGTCGTGCATATGCTGCTTCGAGCAGTTCGATCGGTGATACTTCACGGGAGCGTACAAGCTCTGCTAAACCAATAGCATCATAGGATGTATATGAAAATGAAGACATTAAGCATCGTTCCTTTCTAAGGTGGGTATCCAGTGTTCCATATGTCATCGTACCATCGGATTGCAGAAAAGACAAAAGCACTGTTCATCCATTGGGATAGACAGTGCTTTTTTTATAATATCGTTTGAGAAGTTAACGTATATGTTAGGGATGCATCCTGCGTAAGGAATTACTCTGTACGAAGCTTAGGGGCTGCATCAGTAACGCTTGATGAGCGCTCCTGCTGTTTGGAAATGGCAAAGAGTGCAATCCATATTAGGATAAAACCAACGAGCTGTTCCCATGTAATCAACGTACGGAAAGCGATCCAGTTAACGAGTACACCCGCCATTGGGAAGCTAAGTTCTGCCAGTGTAGCCACAGAGGCTTTTGTAGAGGACAAGCCTTTATAGTATAACAACAGGCTCAGAAGTCCAGGCAATAAAGCTTGACCCAATATATTTAGCACTACAGCCGCTTGTTCGCCTGTTCCGGAAGGCAATGTCCATGCGGCTCCTTCATGCCATGTCATCAAGAAGAGCAGGGGCAGAGCAACTACGAACCGCAGAGAAGTGACTGTCTCATATCTTGCTTGACCTAGCATCAATCGACCCATTACCGTAGATCCGCCCCATAGAGCAGCAGCTCCCAAGGATAAAAGGCTCCCTGCATGAACCCAGGTATTCCAGTTTCCAAGAGGGAGTGTGAATCCAAACGTGAGCAAATAAGTTCCTGCAAGTGCAATGAAGAATAGTCCCCCAAAGCGACGCGGCAGCGTTTCTTTGAGAAGTAGCTTAGCCAGTACAATAGCGAACAATGGCTGCATTTTTTGCAACAAGAGAACGGTATTGGGATCATTGTTGGTTAGCGCCATTGTGAACAACACCGTTGCGAGTGCTGATCCACCCCAGGAAATGAAGATTACAGCAA
It includes:
- a CDS encoding DUF1989 domain-containing protein, with protein sequence MNPTKQENPAYPVTIPAKTGYALMVRKGALIRITDLKGQQVVDFVAYDALDANHRLDPGVTLDVLCSYRIKPGQSLYSNRYQPILTITKDTVGVHDFFNSACRPEMYEVLYDKKDHASCYHNLNMALAPFGILPPDQHYPFNLFMNTVVDDKGNINVVAPESRAGDYVEMKALTDLIVGLSACPCEESSCNGYHATPIQLDIVPESNL
- a CDS encoding DMT family transporter — translated: MEKNQTASTIYRKERSNTGFWLVVIGAALWGVDPLFRIILLQTMTSTQIVLIEHIIVSLVAIPVLWKFRADLKNLRARHWIAVIFISWGGSALATVLFTMALTNNDPNTVLLLQKMQPLFAIVLAKLLLKETLPRRFGGLFFIALAGTYLLTFGFTLPLGNWNTWVHAGSLLSLGAAALWGGSTVMGRLMLGQARYETVTSLRFVVALPLLFLMTWHEGAAWTLPSGTGEQAAVVLNILGQALLPGLLSLLLYYKGLSSTKASVATLAELSFPMAGVLVNWIAFRTLITWEQLVGFILIWIALFAISKQQERSSSVTDAAPKLRTE